A portion of the Acanthopagrus latus isolate v.2019 chromosome 21, fAcaLat1.1, whole genome shotgun sequence genome contains these proteins:
- the si:dkey-181m9.8 gene encoding E3 ubiquitin-protein ligase RNF31 isoform X4 produces the protein MPRVRGEEELRTLTECQYSYPVETLSDLQKVRSLFSDLRLYVDFYCFPHKEKKKLVYLAGTVPVHYEGSEYNIPVCIWLHETHPVSRPRCYVCPSVSMVINPSCPCVDSSGNISLDGLKNWTQGVSNLSLLVSEMRRAFQKDTPLYAGSAAPDPLPASLDGSIQPPSSASPSQLSGQKAPPLILADSKWEQTKKVRVGSSYTEELLGIDFSAPPASSTSSNNLFVSSFSSSSSSSSSSSSSSSEPLSRMMEALRLDRVSSRDQKGEKPVGIIQSEAARDRHTAGLGALVPVAGWAAVQPDDFCAERLQPGAGEDHIKMATHLPPDQAAIFLSLMTMEEQSFTPGDVLEAVRLNRDFPSALKFLTHSCPICQEQVSFSKIITMTHCSCFLCQTCFKTFFSVAIKEKSIDQLACPQCGRPEIERQGGMEESMDYFNLLDTQIRHFLPPHLHELFQRKLRDRALQEMPNFCWCAHCSFGMLHEADRLRMDCPSCKKSTCCQCRSPWSPQHQGLSCQQFRRWQQQNQPDQNSSTLLHYNTIECPQCQCVFSLSKGGCLHLTCSQCQHQFCGGCSQTFSPGSVCSFSADCRTKGLHAHHPRDCLYHLRDWSVPRLHLLLQYYRMSPTWFEPANGSFSDTNPTGVCLVLELRDDGSRREQPCGRPAAPEHRGYCQAHYKEHLVELINHYHGDPAVLFSPAEMRAELQRWNVAVPTRKPDESEMLYAHRLHMTLTNRIPLRKQRCPPLKPDNSLCPLTSAVAPEAPPSHMLLSE, from the exons gaaGTGAGTATAATATCCCAGTGTGCATCTGGCTTCATGAGACCCACCCAGTGTCCCGACCTCGCTGTTACgtctgtccctctgtctccaTGGTGATCAACCCATCCTGTCCCTGTGTGGATTCTTCTGGTAACATCAGTCTAGACGGATTGAAAAACTGGACCCAG GGTGTGTCCAACCTATCCCTGCTTGTGTCAGAGATGAGGCGGGCCTTCCAGAAGGACACACCACTTTATGCCGGGTCTGCGGCACCAGACCCGCTCCCTGCAAGTTTGGATGGAAG CATCCAACCACCTTCCTCCGCGAGCCCCTCCCAGCTGTCTGGACAGAAAG CCCCGCCCCTTATCCTGGCAGACAGCAAATGGGAGCAGACCAAGAAGGTGAGGGTGGGGAGCTCTTACACTGAGGAACTTCTTGGAATTGACTTCAGTGCTCCTCCTGCATCGTCTACCTCCTCCAACAACCTCTTTGTGAgctcattctcctcctcctcctcctcctcctcctcctcctcctcctcctcctcag AACCTCTCAGCAGAATGATGGAAGCTCTGAGGCTTGACAGAGTGTCCAGCAGAGACCAGAAGGGTGAGAAACCTGTAGGAATCATCCAGTCAGAAGCagccagagacagacacacagcaggtttGGGGGCTCTGGTTCCAGTTGCTGGATGGGCAGCTGTACAACCTGATGACTTTTGTGCTGAAAGACTACAACCAGGAGCTGGAGAAGACCACATCAAG aTGGCAACTCACCTACCTCCGGACCAAGCagccatcttcctctctctgatgaCCATGGAGGAGCAGAGCTTCACTCCTGGTGATGTCTTGGAGGCGGTCCGACTAAACAGAGATTTCCCATCAGCTCTCAAGTTTCTGACGCATAGCTGTCCCATCTGTCAGGAGCAAGTGTCCTTCAGTAAG ATCATCACCATGACTCActgctcctgtttcctgtgtcaGACGTGTTTTAAGACGTTTTTCTCGGTGGCCATTAAGGAAAAGAGCATCGATCAGCTCGCCTGTCCTCAGTGTGGCAGACCTGAGATTGAACGTCAGGGAGGGATGGAAGAATCAATGGACTACTTCAACCTGTtggacacacag ataCGTCACTTCCTACCTCCTCATCTCCACGAGCTCTTCCAAAGGAAGCTTAGAGATCGAGCGTTGCAGGAAATGCCAAACTTCTGCTGGTGTGCTCAT tgttcaTTCGGGATGCTTCATGAAGCTGACAGGTTGAGAATGGACTGTCCCAGCTGTAAGAAGAGTACCTGCTGTCAGTGCAGATCACCc tggTCTCCTCAGCATCAGGGTCTTTCCTGTCAACAGTTCAGGCGTTGGCAGCAGCAGAATCAGCCAGACCAGAACAGCAGCACCCTGCTTCACTACAACACCATCG AGTGtccacagtgtcagtgtgtgttcagtctgtcTAAAGGAGGCTGTCTTCACTTGACCTGCAGTCAGTGTCAGCATCAGTTCTGTGGAGGCTGCAGCCAGACCTTCAGCCCCGGATCT GTCTGCAGCTTTTCTGCTGACTGTAGAACCAAAGGTCTCCATGCTCACCACCCCAGAGACTGCCTGTACCACCTGAGAGACTGGAGTGTGCCCCGCCTACACCTGCTTCTCCAG TATTACCGGATGTCTCCTACCTGGTTTGAACCAGCCAATGGCAGCTTCTCTGACACCAATCCGACGG gtgtgtgtttggttcTGGAGCTGAGAGACGATGGCAGCAGACGGGAGCAGCCTTGTGGACGACCTgctgcacctgaacacagagGCTACTGCCA GGCTCACTATAAGGAGCATCTGGTGGAGCTGATTAACCATTACCATGGTGACCCAGCAGTCCTCTTCAGCCCGGCAGAGATGAGGGCAGAGCTTCAGCGATGGAATGTCGCTGTGCCGACCAGGAAACCAGATGAATCCGAGATGCTTTATGCACACCGCCTGCACATG ACTCTGACCAATCGCATTCCTCTGAGAAAGCAGCGATGCCCTCCTCTCAAACCCGACAACAGCCTCTGCCCCCTTACCTCAGCTGTGGCTCCTGAGGCTCCGCCTTCTCACATGCTACTGAGTGAATGA